DNA from Platichthys flesus chromosome 20, fPlaFle2.1, whole genome shotgun sequence:
ctcttttctcgtCCACAGAGGAGGTTAAGAGGCTTTGCGCAACACAGTTCAACAACATATTCTTCTTGGACTGATGAGGCGGAGCGACTGTTCCAGCACACTAAAAACTGTCACTGTTGAGGGTTGTCATGACAGCATCAGTGTTATGCAATAATTGCATTGTaaactacaaaaaaatataataaaaaggttttttttatttaatctacaAGAAATTAATGTAATTGTGTAAAAACCTAGATTTTTACTGTACATGTGctattctttccttttctttgtacataaatgtttctttttgatttctttctgaTTAGAAGTTcatgcattttctttttgtaatgAACACATTGTGAcagttcaatttaatttaaaacactGACAGCAGTTTACTCCAGACCATTTCAAGTTTTAAAGATTTCATCATATCTCAAATATTTTCCTTGTAAACAACTGTGctaactttaaataaattaagagTTAAAGTGTTAACAAAAGTCTTTTTTGGGTTTAGAAGCTTGACAATGATTAAAGTTTTGCACCATCttccaaatgacatcatcattaCTGACTCCACTATGGTTATGTTTTAACATcgtttgtctgtttattaattaatttgtttattgaaTTGATTTCCCTGAAACTTGGTGGCAGTATTTGACATAAGCCAAGAAAGAAATCATTGAAATTTACATGGATGTGGACCAAAGGTCTGACATAGAATTTTTTGCTTTAATGCAAGATaaagcatttgttttatttctcagagaaatAAGTgacattagattagattagattcaactttattgtcattgcacagtacaagtacttatacaacgaaatgcagtttagcgtctaaccagaagtgcaaaaaaaggagttaaagtgcacagtattgtgcgtatatgaaatgtgcgtatgtgaaatgtaaataaataagacatgttaaagggactgatatttatgagcgtGTAGAGTTTGTTTCAgatccaaatatatatatatagatctattggatttaaatgtggtccCATAAGGGGGCTCATGTTATCAATTTTTATGTTAACAGTTGCAGACACGTGCACCAACTTGATGATTAACCTGCCTCAGAACTGGAGGTCTTAGATGTTTCCAGAGGACTTATTCTGAGCTTTTGATTCAGTTTTATGATAAGCAATCTGTAGCCGATGCAAACAAAATAAGAGGGTAGAATCAACCTCGCCATGTCCCAGGCAAAATACCTTTTTACATGAATCTGAGTTGGATGCCAATCCATAATTACTAGGTGCCCTTTTACTAGGCCAAGAGTAGTACATCCCTTCATACTGTACTGTctccttaattaaaaaaatatgaggCACTGCGAAACACTTGTGTTTGAgcacagtgtgtgaatgtttgaagGAAATAAAATTACATGATTATAAGTAAAATATCGAAATAAATatttgcagaaataaaaaaatgcatatagaaatgaagaaaataacatttaacaatgAAAAGGCTATTATGTATACTGTTGTTTACCttcaaatgtggttttaaatgtactttataGATACAGTTTACTCGTATTATttctatatacatttatttatttaagcatttatttatttcatatttaatccGTCCATTTGTTATGGTTTAACAAAGTCTTAAACCTGGTCATGTGattttgcatttgtttatgtatttaattttgtatccccatatttatttaattatttatagtTATGTCATTTTTTGTCCTTCCTATAAACGtttgctttttaattaaatgttgctGATGATTTGGTAATTTAGGAAGTATTCATGTAGGTCATCACGGTAGAGACATATAATTAAGTTCACTGCCTAAAAAGCACATTGAAATGTTTCAGTTGCACGTCATACCCCAGACCAGTAGGGGACATCAGGTCAAATCCGTGGGTTGTTGTGAGTAGAATAACtcacctgaagaagaagaagaaaaaagagccaatcagagctcaaACTGGAGCTCtgactctcagccaatcagcgtCCTATCAGATGGATTTCAAAAAGTTGCCCGCCATGATTGTTATGTTTTCAGACTGAGCTAAAGTCCGTCCGTTGttttttcaggtttttgtttttactctgcGACCAAAGGAAGTTTTTTCGTGCGTGTGTTTTTTGACAAAGGATCAGGTGAGACATGTGTAGGATTGTAAATTGTCTAAATGCCAGTTCGGGTCTTTTGTTGCTAACTGAACATTTACCGTGACTCGTCTTTTCCGCAGTCGTTCAGCGCACGGCTGCACGTTTTGGTGgctaacaaacacattcaaatcccGTTTGGATCGAGTTTTTTTTAGGCTTTAACATTAACAACAGATACGTGTTCATGATGTTCAGAGGCTGAAGGGAAATGGTTCAAGTTAAAGTTCGCTCAACGACGTAATGTTTCTACCACTATTTAAGGTCGTTAAACACGTACTGTGTATCTTTTCTctaaatacaaatgtgtgtctgcgtgtgtgtgtgttgggactTTTCGCCCATTTGCGTACGTCAGTTTAATAAATTTAAGTAAAATTATGGATTTCAGGAACATCAGCCTGTCATCGAACTGGTTTGCCCACATTTAAAGGCACAAGCTGCATGCACATATTAGACAGGGGACAACATCCATGTTACATCTGTCACGTGCACAGTTGCTCTAATGCACAGTcttgtgttcctctttcagaTTTTTCCAGATACCATGGAATCTCGTTTTTCTCACCTGCGCCAGCGGGACACCAGTGTGTCCATGCTGAGAGTCAAATTGTCCCGCAGAAGGTCTCAGTCCCAGAAGGAGAATCGAGATCGGGCCGTGAACACACGCAGGCAGCTTGACAAGCTCCCAGAGCTGGATGTCTCCACCCTGGACGCTTCCATCGCGATGGCCAACATGTCAACCATCAGAGAGAAAACTGTGAACACCTCACATGCTGCAAAAAGTAATGTTTCAATATCCTTGAGCTCAGACCTAATAACCTGTGCAGGCACCAACTGCAATAACCCTATATGTTAGTGATTTACAACAGAActagcagcactttgtttagAAAATCCAGGTGATCACCAGGCTTCTCTGACCTTCTTCCAGATGTGGCCGTAGAAGAGAGGTTGAAACAGCTTGAGCGTTGGAAAGAACGTAAGGCTCttgagaaggagaaagaaatgaGAGATAAGGAGCGCAAAGGTGTATTCAAGACTGGCCTGTATCATCCTAAAGACGGATTCACTATTGGTTCTCTGCCTGTGGTCCCAGCTGCACCAAAAAGAGCAAAGGAGGTGAGCAAGGACTTAACTGTAGGCCCGCTGTTGTTGTACATGTAACTTATACTTCTACCCCACTGCTTTAATATGTTCTTACTGGTTATGATTAAAATGCTTACAACAATGGAATGGGTCTGTGTAGCTGGGTTGACTTTGAGGATGAATAACTTCTGTGATCATCATGTCATATCTGCTTGTGTTTCAGATAAAAGTGAACGCAGCGCCATCCCAGAGTACCAGAGTCACTCGTTCAATGAAACAACCACAGCAGCAAGTACAGCAGGTAACGTATTCCAACATCTTTCTGATATGAATTAAAACTGCTGTGCTCTTTCTTGCATCGTTTACCTTTTTCCCAAATCTCCACAGCCTCTGAAGACACAAGACCCGTATACTGTGGCAAAGAAAGGTAAATTAATTGAATGCCcccttttatttataattatgcAAAGCTTCTACTGTAAACTGAGAAAACCATAAGattcagacaaattaaaaaatgaaacagtaAATTACCCAAAAGACTCACAGGGTGTTTTTATTCAgtgacaatgtttttttttaatgtttttttaaatggcaatCCACCCCATCCTACCTTGTCATAGGAacaaaataattgtaaataaaacaagtaaTTTGAATAAGtatacatattaaaaaaaaaactctaaatcTGCAGCTAAAGGGGAAGGAAAAAAACCTGCTTAGCAGAGGCACCTCATGATGCACAGGATCCACATTGCAACCTAACATTGAGCACTGTCTGTACTGCACACACCTAAGCCTACTCATGTACACACagtgtatattgtatatattgtgCACACAGGAACAatcctgtgtgtttatctcaACTGCCTCTGcattttttatgcttttacATTACAACCAAATCCGTATTGAccacacataaaacaacacataggGAAAACGTGTAGTGGATTATCCACTGATCACTGCATCTGATGATTTTATTTCCTGCCCGATCTCTTGCTTTTCCTTTTAGCTCAacctgctgtggaaagatcaacCAGGATCCGGGGGGCTCCTGTCAAGCCTGCCCCAGCACCGGTTTCAACCAAGACCAAAGTTTGTGCTGGTAACTAATGAGAAAAATCTCAGCGCATAACTTGACCTTGAGACTAGCTATCATGTTGGCTTTGCTCGATTGTGTTTCCTTGTTGGCAACTCAGCCAGTGTCACTGTCATCCTACTGTAGTGGAGCCTACCGTACGAGCTTCGGCGACCAGATCAGCCAACAGGCCTCCTGTTACAGCTGTTCCTGTGGTGAAAGACAAACCGAAGGACAAGGCTGCAGGTATAAACTGAGCCCAGGCTAGAGTTCAAGCTGTTTGTTATTCTTTGGCATAGAAAGTGTAATACCGTTGGAAATTTGATCATTAGagcaaaatgaatgaaaagcatcagaACGGCAacacatatctgtgtgtgttgtgtatataCCCCAATCAggcaatttttttaatattgtaataataacataatttatACCGTATGATGGTGACTGCAAATCTAAGTAAGCTGTAGGCTGTGTTGCTAATGTTCCTATAGAGTGCAAAGATTCCTGgagaaatgaaattgaaaactaTGTATTATGTCATTTTGTGATTTCCCTTATGTGATGAGGACGGATTTCTTGACCAAAACCAGCTTTGTTCCTGTTATTTGCAGAGACCtcttgtaaaatgtgttttttgtaacTTATTTTCGGACCTTGAAACCCGTCCAATCATTCTTGAGTTCTGTTGTACATACACAGACGGGTGAAAGTAATACCTTGCTAGCAAAGCCATGCTGGTCCTCAGGATAAATACAGTGTTGCTCTAGAAAACCACTTTGAACCCTGTTAAATGTCCCTTTCAACCCTCAGATTCAAGGACCACAAGGAGTAGAGCCATTGTCAACCATGTGGCGCCCCCTTCTGGCAAAGACAAGATTTGCAAAGGTATCGTTTCAAGTTGTCACAGAGCCATGTCGTTTTTTAGAGTGATAAGTTTTACTTTTCCCATGTGATCATGAGACTGTCATTTATACCGCATATTTTGTTTGTCTTATATTAAATCTACAGCAACTGTCAACAAAACCGTCCAGCCTCCTGCCCCAAAGGTGAGCTtatcctttctttcttcttaactaagtaaataaaaaaaagcgtTATGTGAAAACAGTAatttgctctttctctcttgtgtAGGAGCCTGAGctgaaggaatcagaagaaaATCTTCATCCCTCCACGTCTGAGGAGGAAGACATGGTGGTGGATCAGGATCCGATTGACTCCGTCCCTGCTGTGGACCCTGTTGAGGTTCCATCTTTATCTTCATTTGCTCCAGAGGGTTTTCTCTTCCGGGCTCCTGTTGGCTTGTCGTCTTTCAAGTTCGAGCCTCTCACTCCTCGCTCAGCAGACGCCTTCCTTACACCAAGGTCTGTCGGTTGCTTTGCTATCATAATTTGAATGTGAGCCTAACCATAGAAGAAGCCTCAAAGACAGATTTTTACGTTTAACGCTCAAGTTTATTATCTAAATGCCGTATCATGAATCTTCTCACCCAGCCCCAGCTTCAATATTCCATCAGTTTCCTCCTTCAACGTTGAACCTGAGCCTGAAACGTGTGAGCCCTCTCCCTCCAAGTCCCCTCGCCGCTCCCAACCCCAAGCAGCTCCCACAGTGGCTCCTCCAACTACAGGCAGCCCTCTGGAATCAGAGCATGATGTACCATACTTCAGGTGCCTTTTGCAAATCTTTCTATTCATATATGTTCAAAATGTACAAACAATGGTTCGGTTAATCAAATGTTTtccatgctttaaaaaaaaattatacttCAGATCAGAGATTGTGAGTGAGACAAACAAACTTAGGACTCTGTGTGTCCAGTGGGAGCCTAACGTGGAAGACGAGTCCATCCCAgaagagagtgagtgtgtcaTTGACTCAGTTTAATTTGGTGCTGCACAGAGGCCAGTGAACTGAACGGCAGTAATTCAGTGGCCTTCTTGCTCTTCTCTGTTTAGTGAGAGACGGTATGCGTACAACAATCGGCCAAGCGCGCCTGTTGATGAAAGAACGTTTCAACCAGTTCAGCGGTCTGGTGGACGACTGCGAATTGGGCAGAGGGGAGAAGATCACCACCTGCACTGATCTGCAGGGCTTCTGGGACATGGTTTATTACCAGGTGAGTGCCTTGTGGGAGAGGATCACCAAATATGCAAAGAGAGGGAAAactgtatacatatatttattgtacTTTTCAGGTAGAGGACGTCCACAAGAAGTTTGACGCGCTTAAAGAAGCAGAGGGCCGAGACTGGCAGGAGGAGCACAAGCCCCAACCACGACAGAGGAAAGTGGTGAAGGTGAGTCCAATAAATAAATTCGTTTTTATTAACATTGTTGTATTCTGTTTGATacttctctgcttttttttattttgaatattttggcAACCGACTTAATGATCACACACTACCCATTTCAACTCAAAATATTGTCATTTTCATCATATCTTTCTGTAATCTTCACCAGAGTCTTTTATCTTAGTTGCAAAAGAAATGCAGTGATTTGAAAATCATGTACATcttgttcattgttttgttaCAGAAACCCTCAGCGGCACCTGCCAAGCCAACAGGAACCAAAGTGGCAGCCAAGTCTCGTCTGGCTGCCGTGAAAGCCGCCATGAAAGCACGACAGCAGGCGGCCGAGGAAGAGAAAGCTGCAAAGGATGCTGGTCAATGTGAGGAGGAACCCAGCCTGACCTCTGAGGAGCCAAAACCCCGGGCAGAGCCCCAAGTGCCAGCCACCATGGTCTTTGATGGAGGCTTCTTCCAGGTGGAGAGCCCAGCCAAAACCCCAGGTGAGGAGATGTATATGTGCCACAGGCCTTTCTTTTCATGCAACCTACTTCCTGACTGTAAAATTTGGAGCCATGTTGTGTAATAGTTTTTGTCTCTGTAGGTTCACTGAGGAAATCCAGCCGACTGAGTGCTGCTGTGCGGCCTCAGGCCTCTCCCTGTTCCAACTATCTCACACCTAGAAGAGTCACCCGCCGATCCCTTGCGTTGGCACCGACCCCCGTTCAGGCCGTCGCCTCTCCTGCTCAGCGCTTCCTCACTCCCGCCCCGCTGCGTCTTACCCTCAATCAAACACCAAAGTCTCAGTGCGGCACTCCTCGGACATCCCAGAAGAGACCGGACACTGTAGACggctctctgtgtttctcaaCTGCACCAGTCGTGCTTTCAGACGACGCCCAGCCTGAGGGGAGCTCctcacaacagactgagacggTCTCTACACAGGAAAAAACAGCCCCTGTTCCTGAAGCGAGCACATTCATACCTGCACATTCACTTCCATCCATAACTGTAGTGGATGAGCAAGAAGAACCAGCTGAAGCTGTTGATGTTGTCCTCGCTGCCTCTCCATGCAAAtcccctcctcctgtctgcCAGGCCCCTGAGCCCTCATCATCTCTGAGCTTCACGCTATCCCCCTGTGTGAGTCCCTGCCAGCCTcccatctcctcccctcccgCTGTGCAGGGCCACATTGACGCACAGGACTCAGTGTGCTGCACACCAGACACCTCAGTTGTTGAGGTAAACAATTATTTTGGCTTCTCTACAATTCtctttgttttgaaataatCTCAACTTCATAATTTTTCATTCAGACTAAATACATGATCGACATTGAAGTATTCTATTTTGATCCATCAAGCAAACAGTATTCTTGTAACTTTAGGAAATCCCTGGGTTGGACTTTGAGCGTTACCTTCAGCCATCACTGAGATGCAGCCTGTCACCAAGGGAGACAGTTGCCATAGAGACACTGTCACCCATGGCAGTGGATGTGGAGATGGAGAGTCCCGCAGGGCGATCTGCTGATCTGCTGTCTCAACATGAACCAGGTATGATTGATGCCCACAGGTACTGTGCATGCACACTCTCTGGGTACACCTGGGTTTTGTTGTTCTCGTGGAGTTTTAGGTTGCAGTAGTAGGAAGTTGAGGCTCTTCATGCCACCTTTACATCCAAAAAGGGATGTGTCCATGCTTCCATGTGTCCTTAACGTTGGTATGGTGGTTAAATAAAAGTCTAAAGCCTCAGATATCAGATCTACATGCTGcaactttaaatgaaatgtgatttcaCTGACCTTTATTATGGTGTAGATTGATTTTAATACTTTTTCTTTACTGTCACTCACTGTTAATTTCCTCACTGTTACCACAGCTGCAGCGGTGCCTTCTGTGTTACCTCTTCAGTCACCACAGGTTAaagtttttttccaattttcaAGTACCTAAATACTTTGACTAACTAGACTCTTAAGTGATTTTCTAATTACAGCCTTTTCATTGCTGAACAGTATTTCTgaactttctttgtttttgtttgttttaggtCCAGAGTCGGACAGC
Protein-coding regions in this window:
- the dlgap5 gene encoding disks large-associated protein 5 isoform X1, which encodes MESRFSHLRQRDTSVSMLRVKLSRRRSQSQKENRDRAVNTRRQLDKLPELDVSTLDASIAMANMSTIREKTVNTSHAAKNVAVEERLKQLERWKERKALEKEKEMRDKERKGVFKTGLYHPKDGFTIGSLPVVPAAPKRAKEIKVNAAPSQSTRVTRSMKQPQQQVQQPLKTQDPYTVAKKAQPAVERSTRIRGAPVKPAPAPVSTKTKVCAVEPTVRASATRSANRPPVTAVPVVKDKPKDKAADSRTTRSRAIVNHVAPPSGKDKICKATVNKTVQPPAPKEPELKESEENLHPSTSEEEDMVVDQDPIDSVPAVDPVEVPSLSSFAPEGFLFRAPVGLSSFKFEPLTPRSADAFLTPSPSFNIPSVSSFNVEPEPETCEPSPSKSPRRSQPQAAPTVAPPTTGSPLESEHDVPYFRSEIVSETNKLRTLCVQWEPNVEDESIPEEMRDGMRTTIGQARLLMKERFNQFSGLVDDCELGRGEKITTCTDLQGFWDMVYYQVEDVHKKFDALKEAEGRDWQEEHKPQPRQRKVVKKPSAAPAKPTGTKVAAKSRLAAVKAAMKARQQAAEEEKAAKDAGQCEEEPSLTSEEPKPRAEPQVPATMVFDGGFFQVESPAKTPGSLRKSSRLSAAVRPQASPCSNYLTPRRVTRRSLALAPTPVQAVASPAQRFLTPAPLRLTLNQTPKSQCGTPRTSQKRPDTVDGSLCFSTAPVVLSDDAQPEGSSSQQTETVSTQEKTAPVPEASTFIPAHSLPSITVVDEQEEPAEAVDVVLAASPCKSPPPVCQAPEPSSSLSFTLSPCVSPCQPPISSPPAVQGHIDAQDSVCCTPDTSVVEEIPGLDFERYLQPSLRCSLSPRETVAIETLSPMAVDVEMESPAGRSADLLSQHEPAAAVPSVLPLQSPQVQSRTAESDMLLFTPDFKDRIRQSVCPSDLMVFTPPSNV
- the dlgap5 gene encoding disks large-associated protein 5 isoform X2, whose amino-acid sequence is MESRFSHLRQRDTSVSMLRVKLSRRRSQSQKENRDRAVNTRRQLDKLPELDVSTLDASIAMANMSTIREKTVNTSHAAKNVAVEERLKQLERWKERKALEKEKEMRDKERKGVFKTGLYHPKDGFTIGSLPVVPAAPKRAKEIKVNAAPSQSTRVTRSMKQPQQQVQQPLKTQDPYTVAKKAQPAVERSTRIRGAPVKPAPAPVSTKTKVCAVEPTVRASATRSANRPPVTAVPVVKDKPKDKAADSRTTRSRAIVNHVAPPSGKDKICKATVNKTVQPPAPKEPELKESEENLHPSTSEEEDMVVDQDPIDSVPAVDPVEVPSLSSFAPEGFLFRAPVGLSSFKFEPLTPRSADAFLTPSPSFNIPSVSSFNVEPEPETCEPSPSKSPRRSQPQAAPTVAPPTTGSPLESEHDVPYFRSEIVSETNKLRTLCVQWEPNVEDESIPEEMRDGMRTTIGQARLLMKERFNQFSGLVDDCELGRGEKITTCTDLQGFWDMVYYQVEDVHKKFDALKEAEGRDWQEEHKPQPRQRKVVKKPSAAPAKPTGTKVAAKSRLAAVKAAMKARQQAAEEEKAAKDAGQCEEEPSLTSEEPKPRAEPQVPATMVFDGGFFQVESPAKTPGSLRKSSRLSAAVRPQASPCSNYLTPRRVTRRSLALAPTPVQAVASPAQRFLTPAPLRLTLNQTPKSQCGTPRTSQKRPDTVDGSLCFSTAPVVLSDDAQPEGSSSQQTETVSTQEKTAPVPEASTFIPAHSLPSITVVDEQEEPAEAVDVVLAASPCKSPPPVCQAPEPSSSLSFTLSPCVSPCQPPISSPPAVQGHIDAQDSVCCTPDTSVVEEIPGLDFERYLQPSLRCSLSPRETVAIETLSPMAVDVEMESPAGRSADLLSQHEPGPESDS